The Microbacterium sp. Nx66 genome contains a region encoding:
- a CDS encoding RNA polymerase sigma factor, translated as MIGRGEDPSSLRDQIFTRVFDEHWATVRHHIEGVVPDDDEVSEIVSEVFLAAWSRLRPTRPPGRVWLLRETDRRLRARSRRSSTAHGAIDAVHSGLSGDPETLGGFGRREVLRALGVLTPLQRRIIMLTYWDGLAVGEIAELLRTSESRVRKTLARAEDRLRETLGLEGTGSA; from the coding sequence ATGATCGGCCGCGGCGAAGACCCGAGCTCGCTGCGGGACCAGATCTTCACACGAGTGTTCGACGAGCACTGGGCGACGGTGCGCCACCATATCGAGGGCGTCGTCCCCGACGACGACGAGGTGAGCGAGATCGTGTCGGAGGTCTTCCTCGCGGCGTGGTCGCGACTCCGACCGACGCGGCCCCCGGGGAGGGTCTGGCTGCTCCGGGAGACCGACCGTCGGTTGCGCGCGCGGTCCCGGCGCTCATCCACCGCCCACGGGGCGATCGACGCCGTGCACTCAGGGCTCTCCGGCGACCCCGAGACCCTCGGCGGATTCGGACGCCGCGAAGTGCTCAGGGCTTTGGGTGTCCTCACTCCGCTGCAAAGGCGTATCATCATGCTCACGTACTGGGATGGACTCGCGGTGGGGGAGATCGCGGAGCTGCTGCGCACTTCTGAGTCCCGGGTACGGAAGACGTTGGCTCGTGCCGAGGATCGGCTGCGAGAGACGCTGGGACTGGAGGGGACGGGGAGTGCGTGA
- the era gene encoding GTPase Era, with amino-acid sequence MTEDTRSGFVTFVGRPNVGKSTLTNALVGEKIAITSEKPQTTRRAIRGILNRPDGQLVIVDTPGIHKPRTLLGERLNDLVEQVLGDVDVIGFCVPATEKVGPGDRRIAASLDGYPRAQKIAIVTKTDAAGRDEITERLMEVDSLREDWAAVIPLSALTRDQLEVLADEILQLMPEGPALYPEGVTTDESTEDRIAEIIREAALDGVRDELPHSIAVVVDDIAPREDSDLTDVHASIVVERDSQKAIIIGHKGKRLRDVGARSRAGIEELLGTRVFLGLHVKVAKEWQRDPKQLGRLGF; translated from the coding sequence ATGACTGAAGACACCCGGAGCGGCTTCGTGACCTTCGTCGGACGGCCGAACGTGGGCAAGTCGACGCTCACCAACGCCCTCGTCGGCGAGAAGATCGCCATCACGAGCGAGAAGCCGCAGACCACGCGTCGAGCGATCCGCGGCATCCTCAACCGCCCGGACGGACAGCTCGTCATCGTCGACACCCCCGGCATCCACAAGCCGCGCACGCTCCTGGGCGAGCGGCTGAACGACCTCGTCGAGCAGGTGCTGGGCGACGTCGACGTGATCGGCTTCTGCGTGCCCGCGACCGAGAAGGTCGGCCCCGGCGATCGCCGCATCGCCGCTTCGCTGGACGGCTACCCGCGCGCGCAGAAGATCGCCATCGTCACGAAGACCGACGCGGCCGGGCGCGATGAGATCACCGAGCGGCTGATGGAGGTGGACTCCCTCCGCGAGGACTGGGCCGCCGTGATCCCGCTGTCGGCGCTGACGCGCGATCAGCTCGAGGTGCTGGCGGACGAGATCCTGCAGCTCATGCCCGAGGGGCCCGCGCTCTACCCCGAGGGGGTCACCACGGACGAGTCGACGGAGGATCGCATCGCCGAGATCATCCGCGAGGCCGCCCTCGACGGCGTGCGCGATGAGCTCCCGCATTCGATCGCCGTCGTGGTCGACGACATCGCCCCGCGCGAGGACAGCGACCTCACCGACGTGCACGCCTCCATCGTGGTTGAGCGGGACAGCCAGAAGGCCATCATCATCGGCCACAAGGGCAAGCGCCTCCGCGACGTGGGTGCCCGCTCCCGCGCGGGGATCGAGGAGCTGCTCGGGACCCGCGTGTTCCTCGGGCTCCACGTCAAGGTCGCGAAGGAGTGGCAGCGCGATCCCAAGCAGCTCGGCCGGCTCGGGTTCTGA
- a CDS encoding 16S rRNA (uracil(1498)-N(3))-methyltransferase, giving the protein MALHFLVESAGDAAVGGLVSLTGAEAKHAAVVRRLRVGEAVTVGDGRGVWLTGVAEEVSPSRVDVRIAERVEHEPATPRLVLVQALAKGDRDELAVQAACELGVDEIVPWQAGRSVSRWEGPKAAKGRERWATIVREAAKQAHRTWVPEVAAPESTAQLAARVATQRVLLLDPTAPARLSTLVPDDRDLVLVVGPEGGIAPEELEKLTAAGAERVLLGDTVLRTSTAGPAAIAVLSVALGRW; this is encoded by the coding sequence GTGGCGCTGCACTTCCTCGTCGAGTCCGCGGGTGACGCCGCGGTGGGCGGTCTCGTGTCGCTGACGGGCGCCGAGGCCAAGCATGCGGCCGTCGTCCGGCGTCTCCGCGTCGGCGAGGCGGTCACCGTCGGCGACGGTCGAGGCGTCTGGCTGACCGGCGTCGCCGAGGAGGTGTCACCGTCGCGCGTCGATGTCCGGATCGCCGAGCGCGTCGAGCACGAGCCGGCGACTCCGCGTCTCGTGCTCGTGCAGGCGCTCGCGAAGGGCGACCGCGACGAGCTCGCGGTGCAGGCGGCATGTGAACTGGGGGTCGACGAGATCGTGCCCTGGCAGGCAGGCCGGAGCGTGTCGCGCTGGGAGGGTCCGAAGGCGGCGAAGGGACGCGAGCGCTGGGCGACGATCGTCCGCGAGGCGGCCAAGCAGGCGCACCGGACCTGGGTGCCCGAGGTGGCCGCCCCCGAGTCGACCGCACAGCTTGCGGCGCGCGTGGCGACGCAGCGGGTGCTGCTGCTCGACCCGACCGCTCCGGCCCGGCTCTCCACGCTCGTTCCCGACGACCGTGACCTCGTGCTCGTGGTGGGTCCGGAGGGCGGGATCGCTCCGGAGGAGCTCGAGAAGCTCACGGCGGCCGGCGCTGAGCGCGTCCTGCTCGGCGACACCGTGTTGCGCACGTCCACTGCGGGACCTGCCGCCATCGCCGTGCTCTCGGTGGCCCTCGGCCGCTGGTGA
- the hrcA gene encoding heat-inducible transcriptional repressor HrcA has protein sequence MVTERGLQVLRAIVQDYVETHEPVGSRSIVDRHSFGVSAATIRNDMAQLEDEELITAPHTSSGRIPTDKGYRVFVNHLAQLRPLSPAQRSAIESFLADPADLDDLMVRTVRVLTQLTGQVALAQYPSFARAHVTHVELVTLAPNRLLTVLVTDAGGVSQRITALPDTIDEADLAVLRARLSALITGQAIAAASDRLQALLATEETPQDRVLRAVAGVVIDELGGFRQERLVMAGAATLARREQDFRGSIHPLLEAIEEQVTLLRLMSEMVPDEHGLAASIGTENASFGLGEASIVASNYAAPSGTARVGVMGPTRMDYPSNLAAARAVARYLSRMLDDDEAGR, from the coding sequence ATGGTCACAGAGCGAGGGCTGCAGGTTCTCCGCGCGATCGTGCAGGACTACGTCGAGACGCACGAGCCCGTGGGCAGCCGTTCCATCGTCGACCGCCATTCCTTCGGCGTCTCGGCCGCGACGATCCGCAACGACATGGCGCAGCTGGAGGACGAAGAGCTGATCACGGCTCCGCACACGTCGTCCGGGCGCATCCCCACGGACAAGGGCTACCGGGTGTTCGTGAATCACCTCGCCCAGCTCCGACCGCTCTCCCCCGCGCAGCGCTCGGCCATCGAGTCGTTCCTCGCCGATCCGGCCGACCTCGACGATCTGATGGTCCGTACGGTCCGCGTGCTCACGCAACTCACCGGACAGGTCGCGCTGGCCCAGTACCCGTCGTTCGCGCGGGCCCACGTGACGCACGTCGAACTCGTGACGCTCGCTCCCAACCGGCTCCTCACGGTCCTGGTCACGGACGCCGGCGGGGTATCACAGCGGATCACCGCGCTGCCGGACACGATCGACGAAGCGGACCTCGCGGTGCTGCGCGCTCGACTGTCCGCCCTCATCACCGGGCAGGCGATCGCGGCGGCTTCCGACCGTCTGCAGGCACTCCTCGCCACGGAGGAGACCCCCCAGGACCGCGTTCTCCGCGCCGTCGCCGGAGTCGTGATCGACGAGCTCGGCGGCTTCCGGCAGGAGCGGCTCGTGATGGCGGGCGCGGCGACCCTGGCGCGACGGGAACAGGACTTCCGCGGCAGCATCCACCCCCTCCTCGAGGCTATCGAGGAGCAGGTCACGCTGCTGCGGCTGATGAGCGAGATGGTGCCGGACGAGCACGGCCTCGCGGCGAGCATCGGCACCGAGAACGCCTCCTTCGGGCTCGGCGAGGCGTCGATCGTGGCCAGCAACTACGCGGCACCCTCGGGGACCGCGCGGGTCGGTGTCATGGGACCGACCCGGATGGACTATCCGAGCAACCTCGCAGCGGCACGGGCGGTCGCCCGCTACCTGTCGCGGATGCTCGACGATGACGAGGCCGGCCGCTGA
- the hemW gene encoding radical SAM family heme chaperone HemW, whose protein sequence is MAGPLPLGDPAPPDGRLPADLPISAETPFSAYLHIPFCRVRCGYCDFNTYTSSELRGAKQEDYASTLIGEIALARTVLEDAGALRPMDTVFFGGGTPTLLPAGDLARMLGAATAAFGLAPGAEVTVEANPDTVTPEVARILAEAGVTRLSVGMQSAVPHVLAALDRTHRPENVRTAVAAAKDAGLAVSVDLIYGAPGESLADWEASLDAALALESDHISAYALIIEDGTKLARQIRRGEVPTPDDDLQADMYEMADERLAAAGFEWYEVSNWARSEGQRSRHNLAYWRGSDWWGFGPGAHSHVAGLRWWNVKHPAAYAQRLAASSSPAAGRERPDQEAQTLERILLLSRIREGIAVTDVPERNRDRVAGLIADGLIDAPAAIRGRVQLTLRGRLLADAVVRELTD, encoded by the coding sequence ATGGCGGGACCGCTTCCGCTCGGGGATCCCGCGCCGCCGGACGGGCGACTCCCTGCCGACCTCCCGATCTCCGCGGAGACGCCGTTCTCCGCCTACCTCCACATCCCGTTCTGCCGGGTGCGCTGCGGCTACTGCGACTTCAACACCTACACGTCCAGCGAGCTCCGCGGGGCGAAGCAGGAGGACTACGCGTCCACCCTCATCGGCGAGATCGCCCTCGCCCGCACCGTGCTGGAGGACGCCGGAGCGCTGCGGCCGATGGACACGGTGTTCTTCGGTGGCGGCACACCCACGCTGCTGCCGGCAGGCGATCTGGCGCGGATGCTGGGAGCGGCCACCGCGGCGTTCGGGCTCGCTCCGGGTGCCGAGGTGACGGTCGAGGCCAATCCCGACACGGTGACGCCGGAGGTCGCGCGCATCCTCGCAGAGGCGGGGGTCACGAGACTCTCCGTCGGCATGCAGTCGGCCGTCCCGCACGTGCTCGCCGCGCTCGATCGGACGCATCGGCCCGAGAACGTGCGCACCGCGGTCGCCGCCGCGAAGGACGCGGGCCTCGCCGTCAGCGTCGACCTCATCTACGGCGCGCCGGGGGAATCGCTCGCGGATTGGGAAGCATCCCTGGACGCCGCGCTCGCCCTGGAGTCCGACCACATCTCCGCGTACGCGCTCATCATCGAAGACGGCACGAAGCTCGCGCGGCAGATCCGTCGTGGCGAGGTGCCGACACCGGACGACGACCTGCAGGCGGACATGTACGAGATGGCGGACGAGCGCCTCGCCGCCGCCGGGTTCGAGTGGTACGAGGTCAGCAACTGGGCCCGCAGCGAAGGGCAGCGGTCGCGGCACAACCTCGCATACTGGCGGGGGAGCGACTGGTGGGGCTTCGGCCCCGGGGCGCACAGCCACGTGGCCGGGCTCCGGTGGTGGAACGTCAAGCACCCGGCGGCCTACGCACAGCGGCTGGCCGCCTCGTCCTCGCCGGCGGCGGGTCGCGAACGTCCCGACCAGGAGGCGCAGACGCTCGAGCGCATCCTCCTCCTGAGCCGCATCCGCGAAGGGATCGCGGTGACGGACGTCCCGGAGCGGAACAGGGACCGCGTCGCCGGACTCATCGCCGACGGCCTGATCGATGCGCCGGCGGCGATCCGGGGTCGCGTGCAGCTCACGCTGCGCGGACGTCTCCTCGCCGACGCGGTGGTGCGTGAGTTGACGGACTGA
- a CDS encoding HIT domain-containing protein, with product MSEPSIFTRILTGDIPGEILLDTGRVFAIRDIDPQAPLHVLVIPKTEEYRDVTALAAGDPELLAEMVAAAKRIAEEHANGEYRLIFNNGASVAQSVFHVHAHVLGNLEENKLVGF from the coding sequence ATGAGCGAACCCTCGATCTTCACGCGCATCCTCACCGGGGACATCCCAGGGGAGATCCTGCTCGACACCGGTCGCGTCTTCGCGATCCGCGACATCGATCCGCAGGCGCCGCTCCATGTACTCGTCATCCCGAAGACCGAGGAGTACCGCGACGTGACCGCACTCGCAGCCGGGGACCCCGAGCTGCTGGCGGAGATGGTCGCCGCCGCCAAGCGCATCGCCGAGGAGCATGCCAACGGCGAGTACCGCCTCATCTTCAACAACGGCGCGAGTGTCGCGCAGTCCGTCTTCCACGTGCACGCCCATGTGCTCGGCAACCTCGAGGAGAACAAGCTCGTTGGCTTCTGA
- a CDS encoding hemolysin family protein, protein MTELLLLVAAVLLVAFGGLMAAIDAAYGVTSRAGLADMATEGRRAKALERIAADLDAHVNAVAFIRVLAEVTAAVLVTVAFTIVFENIWWAMLAAAILMTGITFVLVGASPRTFGHQHAESMIRGSANVVRGLRIILGPIAQGLVVLGNRVTPGTGRSSFSSEDQLLSMVDEAASNDLIEEDDRDLIHSVFDFTDQFVRAVMVPRTEMVTVGAEATTDEAMSLFLHRGVSRMPVVDDEADDVVGVLYLKDLVQFAYRDDSAWRAASIRPIARPATFVPESMRAETLLQQMKRDAVHVCLVIDEHGGISGLVTLEDLIEELVGEISDEYDQVSAEFVDLGDGRYRVSSRLSLEDVGDLFGLELEDEDVDSIGGLLGKTLGQVPQPGATATVHGLVLTGGASRGRGRGIATVFVERAAEPEDVQDEGERRDD, encoded by the coding sequence ATGACGGAGCTGCTGCTGCTCGTCGCCGCCGTGCTGCTGGTGGCGTTCGGCGGCCTCATGGCCGCGATCGACGCGGCATACGGCGTGACCTCCCGTGCCGGCCTGGCCGACATGGCGACCGAGGGCCGCCGCGCGAAGGCGCTGGAGCGGATCGCCGCCGACCTCGACGCGCACGTCAACGCGGTCGCTTTCATCCGCGTCCTCGCGGAGGTGACGGCTGCCGTGCTCGTCACCGTGGCGTTCACGATCGTCTTCGAGAACATCTGGTGGGCGATGCTCGCCGCCGCCATCCTGATGACCGGCATCACCTTCGTCCTCGTCGGGGCGAGTCCGCGGACCTTCGGGCATCAGCACGCCGAGAGCATGATCCGGGGGAGTGCGAACGTCGTCCGCGGACTGCGCATCATCCTCGGGCCGATCGCCCAGGGGCTCGTCGTCCTCGGCAACCGGGTGACGCCGGGAACCGGACGCAGCTCGTTCTCCAGCGAGGACCAGCTGCTGAGCATGGTCGACGAGGCCGCGTCCAACGACCTCATCGAGGAGGACGACCGCGACCTCATCCACTCGGTGTTCGACTTCACCGACCAGTTCGTCCGGGCGGTGATGGTGCCGCGCACCGAGATGGTCACCGTGGGTGCGGAGGCGACGACCGACGAGGCGATGTCGCTCTTCCTGCATCGCGGCGTGTCCCGTATGCCCGTCGTCGATGATGAGGCCGACGACGTCGTCGGGGTGCTGTACCTCAAGGACCTCGTGCAGTTCGCGTACCGCGACGACAGCGCCTGGCGTGCGGCCTCCATCCGTCCGATCGCGCGACCGGCGACCTTCGTCCCCGAGTCGATGCGCGCGGAGACCCTGCTGCAGCAGATGAAGCGCGACGCGGTGCACGTGTGCCTCGTGATCGACGAGCATGGCGGCATCTCCGGCCTCGTGACCCTGGAGGACCTCATCGAGGAGCTCGTGGGGGAGATCTCGGACGAGTACGATCAGGTATCCGCCGAGTTCGTCGACCTGGGCGACGGCCGCTATCGCGTGAGCTCCCGGCTCTCGCTGGAGGACGTGGGCGATCTGTTCGGCCTGGAGCTCGAGGACGAAGACGTCGACTCCATCGGCGGTCTGCTCGGCAAGACGCTCGGCCAGGTGCCGCAGCCCGGTGCGACGGCCACCGTCCACGGCCTCGTGCTCACCGGCGGGGCTTCCCGCGGGCGGGGCCGAGGGATCGCGACGGTGTTCGTGGAGCGGGCAGCAGAGCCCGAAGATGTGCAGGATGAAGGAGAACGGCGCGATGACTGA
- the ybeY gene encoding rRNA maturation RNase YbeY, with translation MIEINNESAIDVDETVLQRLTDFNLAQLHVSADAEVAIVLVDEGAMEALHVQWMDEPGPTDVLSFPMDELRPGTEDRPTPPGLLGDIVLCPQVAETQAQAAGHTLMDELILLTTHGLLHLLGFDHAEPDEEREMFGLQKQLIQGFAASERRRR, from the coding sequence ATGATCGAGATCAACAACGAGTCGGCGATCGATGTCGACGAGACCGTGCTGCAGCGGCTGACCGACTTCAACCTCGCGCAGCTCCACGTCAGCGCGGACGCCGAGGTCGCCATCGTCCTCGTCGACGAAGGGGCCATGGAGGCGCTGCACGTGCAGTGGATGGACGAACCGGGCCCGACCGACGTCCTCAGCTTCCCGATGGACGAGCTCCGCCCCGGTACCGAGGACCGGCCGACGCCCCCCGGGCTGCTCGGCGACATCGTCCTCTGCCCGCAGGTCGCGGAGACGCAGGCGCAGGCCGCCGGCCACACGCTCATGGACGAGCTCATCCTGCTCACCACGCACGGACTGCTGCACCTTCTCGGCTTCGATCACGCGGAGCCGGATGAGGAGCGGGAGATGTTCGGTCTGCAGAAGCAGCTCATCCAGGGCTTCGCCGCGTCCGAGCGTCGCCGGCGATGA
- the dnaJ gene encoding molecular chaperone DnaJ, with amino-acid sequence MADHYEVLGVSRDASTDEIKKAYRRLARQLHPDVNPGEEAAEKFKLVTHAYDVLSDEESRRRYDMGGGDGANNFGGFGGFGDIFETFFGASQGGGRGARPRSRRERGQDALVRVTLDLGDVVFGAHRDIEVDTAVLCETCQGSCCQEGTSPVTCDICGGTGHVQRQVRSLLGNVVTSQPCGTCEGYGTTIPYPCGTCGGQGRVRSRRTVSLDIPAGVETGLRLQLPGSGEVGRAGGPNGDLYVEVTVNPHPAFSRDGDDLLATLEVSMTDAILGTETSIEGLDGEVDLEIRAGVQSGDVLTIKGRGITPLRGTQRGDLRVGVQVVTPTKLDSAQRKLIEDFAKKNKAPGPQLAQFQQGLFSKLRDRFRTH; translated from the coding sequence GTGGCGGACCACTACGAGGTTCTCGGGGTGTCCCGGGACGCTTCCACCGACGAGATCAAGAAGGCGTATCGGCGCCTGGCACGGCAGCTCCACCCGGACGTGAACCCGGGCGAGGAGGCCGCAGAGAAGTTCAAGCTGGTCACGCACGCCTACGACGTGCTCAGCGACGAGGAGTCGCGCCGCCGCTACGACATGGGCGGCGGTGACGGCGCGAACAACTTCGGCGGCTTCGGCGGCTTCGGCGACATCTTCGAGACGTTCTTCGGCGCGTCCCAGGGCGGCGGGCGCGGTGCTCGTCCCCGGTCACGACGGGAGCGCGGGCAGGATGCCCTGGTCCGGGTCACCCTCGACCTGGGGGACGTGGTCTTCGGTGCGCACCGCGACATCGAGGTGGACACGGCTGTGCTCTGCGAGACCTGTCAGGGCTCGTGCTGCCAGGAGGGCACGTCGCCCGTCACCTGCGACATCTGCGGTGGCACCGGCCACGTGCAGCGTCAGGTGCGCAGCCTGCTCGGCAACGTCGTCACCTCTCAGCCCTGCGGCACCTGCGAGGGCTACGGCACGACCATCCCGTACCCCTGTGGCACCTGCGGCGGTCAGGGACGCGTCCGGTCGCGCCGCACGGTGTCCCTCGACATCCCGGCGGGCGTCGAGACCGGCCTGCGGCTGCAGCTCCCGGGTTCCGGCGAGGTCGGTCGCGCCGGTGGCCCGAACGGCGACCTGTACGTCGAGGTGACGGTCAACCCGCACCCCGCGTTCAGTCGGGACGGCGACGACCTGCTCGCCACGCTCGAGGTGTCCATGACCGACGCCATCCTGGGCACCGAGACCTCGATCGAGGGGCTCGACGGTGAGGTCGACCTGGAGATCCGCGCGGGCGTGCAGTCCGGCGACGTGCTGACCATCAAGGGACGGGGCATCACGCCGCTGCGCGGCACCCAGCGTGGCGATCTCCGCGTCGGTGTGCAGGTGGTCACCCCCACCAAGCTCGACTCCGCGCAGCGCAAGCTCATCGAGGACTTCGCGAAGAAGAACAAGGCGCCGGGCCCGCAGCTCGCGCAGTTCCAGCAGGGCCTGTTCTCCAAGCTGCGCGACCGGTTCCGTACCCACTGA
- a CDS encoding DUF1990 family protein, protein MRRGTFRDDTVDYAAVGATHAPDLMQYPPERSIPAEESWRIGSGEERFQTAGEALLSWTAQRAAGLSVEDVRPAPGPAYAGVSFDAEGNPIAPSKRDVEPRYDAEGMPFVGAGMTLHLRGRVGGMRADSELRVISVTEETRRIGFVLGTVGGSVVRGEESFDVDWREDNDEVWFTVRAFDAPNTLLYRLVPALMKRRRRELFARYLRAISPLYATPV, encoded by the coding sequence ATGCGGCGCGGGACTTTCCGAGACGACACGGTGGACTATGCGGCCGTGGGTGCGACCCACGCCCCGGATCTGATGCAGTACCCGCCGGAGCGCAGCATCCCGGCGGAGGAATCCTGGCGCATCGGCAGCGGTGAGGAGCGTTTCCAGACGGCCGGCGAAGCCCTGCTCTCGTGGACGGCGCAGCGCGCCGCCGGGCTCTCCGTGGAAGACGTCCGTCCTGCTCCGGGTCCGGCGTACGCGGGCGTGAGCTTCGACGCCGAAGGGAACCCGATCGCGCCGAGCAAGCGCGACGTGGAGCCGCGGTACGACGCGGAGGGGATGCCCTTCGTGGGCGCGGGAATGACGCTCCACCTGCGCGGCCGTGTCGGTGGCATGCGCGCCGATTCGGAGCTGCGCGTGATCTCCGTCACCGAGGAGACCCGCCGGATCGGCTTCGTGCTGGGCACGGTGGGCGGATCCGTGGTCCGCGGCGAGGAGTCGTTCGATGTGGACTGGCGTGAGGACAACGACGAGGTGTGGTTCACCGTCCGCGCCTTCGACGCCCCGAACACGCTGCTCTATCGCCTCGTCCCCGCCCTCATGAAGCGCCGCCGTCGCGAGCTCTTCGCGCGCTACCTCCGCGCGATCTCCCCGCTCTACGCGACCCCGGTGTGA
- a CDS encoding PhoH family protein, with amino-acid sequence MVQLLGPQDRLLRMLEREHRDVQVLVRGNEITLTGEREAVAKAKNLVDELLAMTKAGHDLAPSDVSSSARMLRQEGGPRPSEVLGEAILSTRGKVIRPKTLGQKEYVDAIEENTIVFGIGPAGTGKTYLAMAKAVQALQRKEVTRIILTRPAVEAGERLGFLPGTLTDKIDPYLRPLYDALNEMMDPEIVPRLMATGTIEVAPLAYMRGRTLNDSFVVLDEAQNTTPEQMKMFLTRLGFGTKMVVTGDITQVDLPQGASGLRLVTRVLDGIDDIHFSRLTSDDVVRHSLVGRIVDAYSEYDERRVAQRTEREQAHEFANRAERRGAQRPGPRDRMPKRGLS; translated from the coding sequence ATGGTGCAGCTGCTCGGTCCCCAGGACCGGCTGCTGCGGATGCTGGAGCGGGAGCACCGCGACGTGCAGGTGCTCGTCCGCGGCAACGAGATCACGCTCACGGGTGAGCGCGAGGCCGTCGCCAAGGCCAAGAACCTCGTCGACGAGCTGCTCGCGATGACCAAGGCCGGCCACGACCTCGCCCCGAGCGACGTGTCCAGCTCGGCGCGCATGCTCCGCCAGGAGGGGGGCCCGCGTCCCAGCGAGGTGCTCGGCGAGGCGATCCTGTCCACGCGCGGCAAGGTGATCCGGCCGAAGACGCTCGGCCAGAAGGAGTACGTCGACGCGATCGAGGAGAACACGATCGTGTTCGGCATCGGTCCGGCGGGAACGGGCAAGACCTACCTGGCGATGGCGAAGGCCGTCCAGGCGCTGCAGCGCAAGGAGGTCACGCGCATCATCCTCACGCGTCCGGCGGTCGAGGCGGGGGAGCGCCTCGGGTTCCTCCCCGGTACGCTCACCGACAAGATCGATCCGTACCTGCGGCCGCTCTACGACGCGCTCAACGAGATGATGGACCCGGAGATCGTGCCGCGCCTGATGGCGACCGGGACCATCGAGGTCGCGCCGCTGGCGTACATGCGGGGGCGCACGCTCAACGACTCCTTCGTCGTGCTGGACGAGGCGCAGAACACCACGCCCGAGCAGATGAAGATGTTCCTCACCCGTCTCGGGTTCGGGACGAAGATGGTCGTCACCGGCGACATCACCCAGGTCGACCTCCCGCAGGGAGCCTCCGGTCTCCGCCTGGTCACCCGCGTGCTCGACGGCATCGACGACATCCACTTCTCCCGCCTGACCAGCGACGACGTGGTGCGGCACTCGCTGGTCGGTCGCATCGTCGACGCGTACAGCGAGTACGACGAGCGCCGCGTGGCGCAGCGCACCGAGCGCGAACAGGCGCACGAGTTCGCCAACCGTGCCGAGCGACGCGGTGCCCAGCGACCAGGACCACGCGATCGCATGCCGAAACGAGGGCTCTCATGA